In Arcobacter sp. CECT 8983, the DNA window TATCTTAATACTTGGATTTTTTATAGGTAAAAAAGTATCTCAAGCTGTACAAAGACTTTGTGATAAAAATAATTTGGATGTTACTCTTACAAAGTTTATAGTAAATACTGTAAAGTTTGCAATTATAATTGGTGCAATAATAATTGCAGTTGGAAAACTAGGTATTACATTAACACCCTTTATAGCTGGTATTGGTGCTGCTTCACTTGGTGCAGGACTTGCTTTACAAGGAACTTTATCAAACTATGGAGCAGGGCTTTCTATAATTATTACTAGACCTTTTATTGTAGGAAATACGATTACAGTACAAGATGTGTTTGGCGTCGTTGAAGAGATAAAGTTAGGATATACAGTACTTTTAACAGAAGATGGAGAACAAATCACAGTTCCAAATAAATATATTATTGGAGAGGTTATTGTTAACTCTTTTGATTATAGAATTGTTGAAGCAACTATTGGAGTTGCATATAATAGTGATATGGATAAGACTATCTCTTTAATTTTAAATGAGTTAAACAAGTTTGAAGAGTATATTTCAAAAGAGGCTAAACCTCAAGTTGGAATAAAAGAGTTTGGTGACTCTTCTGTTAATATTGAGTATAGATATTGGGCAAAAACAAATAACTATTTTGAGACACAATACAAAGTAAATTTTGCTATTTTTGAGACTTTAAAGAAAAATTCTATCGAAATTCCTTTCCCTATAAGAGATGTATTTATTCATGAAAAAAAAGCATAAAATAGATTTTCTATTTTATGCTAATAAATGATTTAAATACACATTCTATTCTATTTTTTATGTCACTTCCATCTTGTTTCATATAGTCAGTTTGTATCTTATAAATTTGTTTTTTATTAATTTTGAATTCAAATACTAAATAACCAGCGTAAAGTTTAGCTTTTTTATTTTTTTTGCCTTTATCTTCTTTGTCATTTTCATATATATAATAATCTATTTCAAGTTTCTTCTTTGAATCTTTATTTGAAGTAAAATATAAGCTAAGAACTTCACTTACTTCTTTTTGTAATTCATTTTTAGAATAATAATTGATTAAAACTGACTTCATAATCTTTGAGTACTCAATATCTGAAATTATTTCTATATTTTGTGATTTTAGTAGTTCAATAGCTTCTTTAATTTTTTCTTTATTTGAGATTTTTTCAAAAGTAGTTGTTTTTTCTTGGCAAGTTAATCTTTTTGATTTGATAGTTTTTTTATTTACTTGTTCATATATTCCATAAGCAAAAAATAGAGCAATAACAAAGATAAGTAATAGTAGTTTTTTCATAATAATATTCCTTTAAATGATACATTAAAGAAATATTACTATTATAATAATTATAAGTAAATAAAATAATTTGTTTATAAGTAAAACTTATCTTATCTTTTTACTGATACATTTAATTTAAATTTTGCCCATTTATCTTTTTTATCAATTTGTACATTTATTTTATCATCAAGTACAATTGCATTTTTATCTGTCTTTTTCTCATTAATTAGGTAGTCTAAAATATTTTGTGTTCTAGTTTTAGCTAAGTTTTCTAACTCTTTTGTAGTAACTTCTTGTAAGGCGGCAAGACTTTCTCTTAGTCTTTTAACATAAGCTTTTTCATCAAAATATTTTGTTCCTTTTTTGTCTGTTTTTTCAAACATTTCTTTTATCGTATCTAAGTCTTTATCTTTAAAGGTTTCTTCAAATAGGTTTTCTAAAGCCTTTTTGTATTCATCTCCTTTTACTATTTTTTTCATTCTTTTTTCTAAAAACTCTTCAAATTTTTTATTTTGTAAGACTTTTTTATCGTAAACTTGGTGATATGAAGGAGTTATATTAATTGCAAGTCTTCTTTTCTTTTCAAGAATTTTTGCAATATTATCTAATGCCTCTTTTTCAGATTCTATAATAGCAGTATTTCCATACTCAAAATCGATACTTTTTATCTTGTCTGCTTCAATTCCAAGTACAGATGCTAAAAGAGTAAATGGCGAAGAAATAGCTTTTGCAATTAAGTTTCTAAACACTTTCCATACAATTGGAGCAATAGCAAATTGAGGGTTATCTAAATCTCCACTAATAGGAATTTCTAAATCAATAATTCCATCACTATTTTCTAAAAGAGCTACAGCTAAATCAAGAGGTAAGTTTGCAGCATCTTCACTTTGTACTTTATCTCCTAATCTTATATCACTAATGATAATAGAGTTATTTGCATTTAGGTTAGATTTTCTAATATTATATTTCAAATTTAGGTCTAGCTTTCCACTATCAATCTCTCTTCCTAAAAATTTTCCAGAATATGGAGTGAAGTTTTTAATAGCTATATTTTTAAATAAAACTGTTGTATCAGTTAGTAGTTTTATATCAGTTATATCTACAGTTCCCATAATTTTTGTATAACCATACTTGTTAACTTTACCTTCCATTTTAAGTTTTGTGGGTTTTGAAGAACTAGAGTTAAGTCTTGAAAAATCTCCATTTAGTTTTGATATATTTGCTTTAAATGGTATTGGTAAGTTTTTATCTTGGAATGCCATTTGAGCATTTTTGATTTTTAAAGGACCAATATCAAATGAGAAATTGTTTTTTTCTTTTTTTGTTTCTGTTTTTTTCTCTACTACTTTTTTTACTTCTTCTTTAGTTTTAGCTTTAGCTTTTTTATCTAGTGTTATAGCTATAAAAGGTTTATTTATCGAAGATGAAACAATTTTTAATTCGTTATTATTGTATGTGATTTCATTTATTAATAATTCAATATCTTTTGCTTTGATATCAGTTTTCGCTTTATTATCTTTAAAACTAAAATTTGGTTCATTTACTCTTATATTATTTACAGTTACTTTGTTATCTATTTTTTTAATTTTATTTACATCAATAAGAATTTCATTAATAGAAATCTTTTTATCTGTTTTTGCATCATTTATTAAAATAGTTGGTTTATTTACAGTTATTTTTGATATCTCTACATCTTGATTTTTATTTTCTATTTCATTTAGATTTATATCAAAATCCTTTGTTGTTATATAAGTTTTTGATTTTTTGTCAGATACTTTTATTTCTTGTGATTTTAGATTAAGATAATCAATTGTAATATCTTTGTTATTAACTTTTAGGTTCTTTCCTTTAAGATTTATATCTTTAATTATTGTTGAAAATAATGTTTTCTTGTCATCAAAAGAGATTTTTGTATTATCAATATTTGTATTTGTTAAGTTTATCTTCCATGGTTTAGAAGTTTCATTTTGTGTTTTTGTTTCTTCTTTTTTTGTATCTTTTTCTTCTTCAATATTTACTAACTTTGTAAGATTTATAGTCTCTTCTTCATCTT includes these proteins:
- a CDS encoding mechanosensitive ion channel family protein, which produces MEQMEQEIQSIQKVYNLLIEFFMNYSFQIIGAIIILILGFFIGKKVSQAVQRLCDKNNLDVTLTKFIVNTVKFAIIIGAIIIAVGKLGITLTPFIAGIGAASLGAGLALQGTLSNYGAGLSIIITRPFIVGNTITVQDVFGVVEEIKLGYTVLLTEDGEQITVPNKYIIGEVIVNSFDYRIVEATIGVAYNSDMDKTISLILNELNKFEEYISKEAKPQVGIKEFGDSSVNIEYRYWAKTNNYFETQYKVNFAIFETLKKNSIEIPFPIRDVFIHEKKA
- a CDS encoding DUF748 domain-containing protein; translated protein: MKNNKLALILSSILIIYSILGFVAVPKIVKPIIIDNINANITQKASLEKVSFNPFLFTVTLENLKVQDKKETTFSVDSLTIDFNLFRTITEKHLAFQDLQLINPYIHIIENENKSFNLEKLIKTSEKSDSKKESKTDKATEPIKFQIYKTTIQKAKIKFTKLQKGKKPFETNINEFNYTFYDIGTFRNILASHSLDILVNKHTKLDINGGLRVYPFHMYGNVKLSNLRPNEFLPYKEELFNFKLTDETNINLDFGYNVDTKKELEVKVNNLNLALTNLNIMQNKHSTVYLKALKIDDLNLNYPKNSVDIKTFTLDQLNTKIIKDEEETINLTKLVNIEEEKDTKKEETKTQNETSKPWKINLTNTNIDNTKISFDDKKTLFSTIIKDINLKGKNLKVNNKDITIDYLNLKSQEIKVSDKKSKTYITTKDFDINLNEIENKNQDVEISKITVNKPTILINDAKTDKKISINEILIDVNKIKKIDNKVTVNNIRVNEPNFSFKDNKAKTDIKAKDIELLINEITYNNNELKIVSSSINKPFIAITLDKKAKAKTKEEVKKVVEKKTETKKEKNNFSFDIGPLKIKNAQMAFQDKNLPIPFKANISKLNGDFSRLNSSSSKPTKLKMEGKVNKYGYTKIMGTVDITDIKLLTDTTVLFKNIAIKNFTPYSGKFLGREIDSGKLDLNLKYNIRKSNLNANNSIIISDIRLGDKVQSEDAANLPLDLAVALLENSDGIIDLEIPISGDLDNPQFAIAPIVWKVFRNLIAKAISSPFTLLASVLGIEADKIKSIDFEYGNTAIIESEKEALDNIAKILEKKRRLAINITPSYHQVYDKKVLQNKKFEEFLEKRMKKIVKGDEYKKALENLFEETFKDKDLDTIKEMFEKTDKKGTKYFDEKAYVKRLRESLAALQEVTTKELENLAKTRTQNILDYLINEKKTDKNAIVLDDKINVQIDKKDKWAKFKLNVSVKR